Proteins from a genomic interval of Armigeres subalbatus isolate Guangzhou_Male unplaced genomic scaffold, GZ_Asu_2 Contig937, whole genome shotgun sequence:
- the LOC134204837 gene encoding uncharacterized protein LOC134204837 → MKENELNIEFICQSFISRSFPKLFDKMASVENKLRVLLADLEITQHLLQIFDECGIDFHDLLSITADKFRASLEPTKINWKYPVLQQLVSSWRTRNESQIADFLKSLEQPYRLRLTGEVSIIPFTSTAVSSDTTTITTHQFATNGPACEFDSDVPISSNSFVGTPAFIPTQNVNNTDDNFATTSVTGSSTSMPPEYVLTPSTVHVKAAAAADSKAVKTTDAYSLIKTTLPLQTSNHYDVKKAAASEENELRKLTELESIVIGLPESLEITYTKPDDPPAVELNTAPPLFAPINTTSQYYFVGEQIYKVEARNESDPDYTAASTSARNGSDYTAVSISASGSSECTAPVYVVNSPDSANVTDGTCDTNDSITSISGNESNVPNESSLGICQPTEDGKSLNEAEQCQQKSPLQSIVLSNAIGSSKTISNNNDNLPHECNVFSTKTLEQLLKRSEEGKEILQYGIKSELSEAKQLELSSIIAKHHLSTRSKLLTEDLRTYALAVTTLFKFERLENYFISRSGDRKNHGGKIANKIGNLKQRKRKRETKENEYQATKQSANDCQPPRNAEAEEAAEWLLLNTDPWSVVLERWKISYEARKDDLLSQKRITRILTTYPQYRCPHGFQLVSLLSLVILHM, encoded by the exons ATGAAAGAAAATGAACTCAATATTGAATTTATCTGTCAAAG CTTCATCTCGCGTTCATTCCCCAAGTTATTCGACAAAATGGCGTCTGTTGAAAACAAACTACGAGTATTGCTGGCGGATTTGGAAATCACACAACATTTATTGCAGATATTCGATG agtGTGGAATcgattttcacgatttgctGAGTATTACGGCCGATAAATTCCGTGCATCGTTGGaaccaacaaaaataaattggaaataTCCGGTACTGCAACAGTTGGTGTCTTCCTGGAGAACGCGAAAC GAATCTCAAATTGCTGATTTTCTGAAATCCTTGGAGCAACCATATCGCCTTCGGCTTACCGGTGAGGTGAGCATCATTCCGTTTACGTCTACTGCTGTATCATCAGACACCACGACCATCACAACCCATCAGTTTGCTACGAACGGACCGGCATGTGAATTCGATTCAGACGTTCCAATTTCCTCAAATTCATTTGTCGGGACACCAGCATTTATTCCAacgcaaaatgtaaacaatacGGACGATAATTTTGCTACTACTTCAGTCACCGGAAGTTCAACTTCCATGCCACCAGAGTATGTACTAACGCCATCCACTGTTCATGTAAAAGCTGCAGCAGCTGCTGATTCCAAGGCTGTCAAAACTACGGACGCATACTCCCTGATCAAAACAACTTTACCGCTCCAGACAAGCAACCACTATGATGTTAAGAAAGCTGCAGCATCCGAAGAAAATGAGCTCCGAAAGCTAACTGAACTC GAATCGATAGTCATTGGTTTACCAGAATCGTTGGAAATAACTTACACGAAGCCGGATGATCCGCCTGCGGTTGAGTTGAATACTGCTCCGCCGTTGTTTGCGCCTATCAACACTACAAGTCAATACTACTTTGTCGGTGAGCAGATATATAAAGTTGAAGCAAGAAACGAATCCGACCCGGACTATACAGCGGCATCCACTTCAGCTAGAAACGGAAGCGATTATACGGCGGTATCCATTTCAGCGAGCGGTAGCTCCGAATGCACAGCACCGGTCTATGTCGTAAATTCTCCTGATAGTGCGAATGTAACAGATGGTACTTGTGATACAAACGATAGTATTACATCCATTTCTGGAAATGAGTCTAATGTGCCCAATGAATCTAGCCTTGGCATTTGCCAGCCGACAGAAGATGGGAAAAGCTTGAATGAAGCAGAGCAATGTCAACAAAAAAGTCCTCTTCAATCAATTGTACTATCTAATGCCATTGGTTCTTCAAAGACGATTTCTAACAATAATGATAATCTACCACACGAGTGCAATGTGTTTTCAACGAAAACCTTGGAACAGTTGCTGAAACGCTCCGAAGAAGGAAAGGAAATTTTGCAGTACGGAATCAAATCTGAGCTTTCGGAAGCGAAGCAGTTAGAACTCTCTAGTATTATCGCCAAACATCATTTGAGTACGAGAAGTAAGCTACTAACCGAAGACCTCCGAACATACGCCTTGGCAGTGACAACTCTATTCAAGTTTGAGCGATTG GAAAACTACTTCATCTCAAGAAGCGGTGATAGAAAGAACCATGGCGGAAAAATAGCCAACAAGATTGGCAATTTAAAGCAGAGAAAAAGGAAGCGAGAAACTAAAGAAAACGAATACCAAGCAACAAAACAGTCTGCTAACGATTGCCAGCCACCTCGGAACGCAGAAGCAGAGGAAGCAGCTGAATGGTTGCTGTTGAACACTGATCCATGGTCtgttgttctagaaagatgGAAAATCAGCTACGAAGCACGAAAGGATGATTTATTATCCCAAAAGCGTATCACCAGAATTCTTACGACATATCCGCAATACAGATGCCCACATGGTTTCCAACTGGTAAGTTTATTATCTCTAGTCATTCTGCATATGTAA